The Drosophila innubila isolate TH190305 chromosome 3R unlocalized genomic scaffold, UK_Dinn_1.0 2_E_3R, whole genome shotgun sequence genome has a segment encoding these proteins:
- the LOC117791954 gene encoding uncharacterized protein LOC117791954, with amino-acid sequence MQFIWLLLIGALGCCAAAPRGYYDYDYSRRRSPSSGYNYNTQSSRYSRQSSNKSDQENAKFAGAQNQELDDLNGNAGDTRTLLLKKKLKKLYRPYAAAAASSYGYGRPCIPFGRDAGGQKDPVEQGRFLFDLNVYNVYPGGGGGGCRGYGGFGGGGLGGLGGLGGGLLSDPIAPVAPLPVPVPVRPYAPFATWLSLFAPGILQNSLAATVPLSDPFPLRPASAANDLQSDPAVDPNYNPTPVRRPVPNRVYYDSAGAPPVTPAQLVGGVATTVNGIIQQLTGQVQPVYQTGAYRSRDHRSSYG; translated from the exons ATGCAGTTCATCTGGCTGCTGTTGATCGGCGCACTTGGTTGTTGTGCAGCTGCTCCACGTGGTTACTACGATTACGATTATTCACGGCGTCGGTCGCCGTCTTCGGGATACAACTACAACACACAGAGCAGTCGTTACAGTCGACAGAGCAGCAATAAATCGGATCAAGAGAATGCCAAATTTGCTGGTGCACAGAATCAGGAATTGGATGATCTTAATGGCAATGCGGGCGACACGAGAACTCTGCTGCTCAAGAAGAAGCTGAAGAAACTGTATCGACCGTATGCGGCGGCAGCTGCTTCTTCCTATGGCTATGGCCGACCTTGCATACCCTTTGGACGAGATGCCGGTGGACAGAAGGATCCCGTGGAGCAGGGACGCTTCTTGTTCGACTTGAATGTGTACAATGTGTAtcctggtggtggtggcggtggttgTCGCGGCTATGGTGGTTTCGGTGGTGGCGGATTAGGTGGCCTGGGTGGTTTAGGCGGCGGCTTGCTGTCCGATCCCATAGCGCCAGTTGCCCCATTGCCGGTGCCAGTGCCTGTGCGTCCCTATGCACCATTCGCCACTTGGTTATCGCTCTTTGCACCCGGCATATTACAGAACAGTCTGGCGGCCACTGTGCCACTATCTGATCCCTTTCCCTTGCGTCCAGCATCTGCTGCTAACGATTTGCAGAGTGATCCTGCCGTTGATCCCAACTATAATCCTACTCCAGTCCGTCGACCTGTTCCAAATCGCGTCTACTACGACTCGGCCGGAGCG CCACCAGTGACTCCAGCACAGCTTGTGGGTGGAGTCGCCACAACAGTTAATGGAATCATACAACAGCTGACGGGTCAAGTGCAACCGGTCTACCAAACAGGAGCCTATCGCTCGAGGGATCATCGCAGCAGCTATGGATAA
- the LOC117790882 gene encoding uncharacterized protein DDB_G0287625 codes for MVQTGISLNERFTQMQSRQQSAPTPTRGRRSRSQSRSRRIVDAASSVANTRLLQEFKRKHTVQTALKLKRRSLRTTANGAGASRVGGIKSLRKGPSGRAGRSTNGTRLATMRADLIANSGRARRSSSGTRRSSSAVGGLRQRLGLRRPTVGGAAERVAQRRRGLPRQQQQQQRQQQPQQQQLARGRSRSRGRARSVSRGRDQSRGRDQSRGRDQSRTRSQSRGRRQQPANAGRGGDGRAAGRVSVKQRLGVRPGVSAGAGKRGAGAATNKRRGNRRSNSQVRGVAAGRIDKRRNSNPAQKAVAAATGGRGRKGRARNRSAVRAVAAASAVSAATHRSRSRSRSRGRQGNLAAVAAAAASGNARQKGAGVAGARRRGRSLQRAGGKVARAGNRNGNTKNNSNGNNNNNKNSTGAGKASQQQGRRGRSRARGGRPAAGNPQRQEVKREDLDKELDQYMSTTKCEMDFLLK; via the exons atggtGCAGACTGGAATATCGCTGAACGAGCGTTTCACTCAAATGCAATCTCGCCAACAATCGGCACCGACACCGACTCGCGGACGTCGCAGTCGCTCCCAGAGTCGCAGTCGCCGCATTGTGGATGCAGCATCATCGGTCGCCAATACTCGCCTGCTGCAGGAGTTCAAAAGGAAGCACACCGTCCAGACGGCCCTGAAATTGAAGCGC AGAAGCTTGCGGACAACTGCCAACGGCGCTGGCGCGTCTCGCGTTGGCGGCATCAAATCGCTCCGGAAGGGGCCCAGTGGAAGGGCCGGGCGCTCAACCAACGGCACTCGCCTGGCAAC cATGCGCGCCGATTTGATTGCTAATAGTGGACGCGCACGTCGAAGCAGCAGCGGCACCCGACGATCCAGTTCGGCGGTTGGAGGACTACGCCAAAGACTGGGGCTACGTCGACCCACAGTGGGTGGCGCAGCTGAGCGGGTAGCTCAACGTCGTCGTGGTTTGCctcgacagcagcagcagcagcagcgtcaacAGCAgcctcagcaacaacagctcgCCCGAGGCCGTTCACGCAGTCGTGGACGTGCCCGCTCGGTGAGTCGCGGACGCGACCAGAGCCGTGGACGCGATCAGAGTCGGGGACGCGATCAGAGTCGCACCCGTTCGCAGAGTCGTGGACGCCGGCAACAGCCGGCCAATGCGGGCAGAGGTGGTGACGGACGTGCAGCTGGCCGTGTGTCGGTGAAGCAGCGTCTGGGCGTGCGTCCAGGCGTGTCGGCAGGAGCCGGTAAAAGAGGAGCAGGTGCAGCAACCAATAAGCGACGTGGCAATCGTCGTAGCAACAGTCAAGTGCGCGGCGTTGCTGCCGGACGCATTGACAAGCGTCGCAATTCGAACCCAGCTCAGAAggcagttgcagctgccactggGGGACGTGGACGCAAAGGACGCGCACGTAACAG GTCTGCTGTAcgtgccgttgctgctgccagtGCTGTTTCTGCTGCCACACATCGCTCACGTTCTCGCTCACGATCTCGTGGTCGTCAGGGAAAtttagctgctgttgctgccgctgctgcttcGGGAAATGCCAGGCAAAAGGGTGCAGGCGTTGCCGGCGCACGTCGCCGTGGACGCAGCTTACAGCGCGCAGGTGGCAAAGTGGCCAGGGCTGGTAATAGAAATGGTAATaccaagaacaacagcaatggcaacaacaacaacaacaagaacagcacaGGAGCTGGAAAGGCAAGCCAACAACAAGGTCGTCGCGGACGTAGTCGCGCTCGTGGTGGTCGACCTGCTGCAG GCAACCCACAACGTCAGGAAGTGAAGCGTGAGGATCTGGACAAGGAACTGGATCAGTACATGTCAACCACAAAATGTGAAATGGACTTTCTGTTGAAGTAA
- the LOC117792305 gene encoding adenosine 3'-phospho 5'-phosphosulfate transporter 1, protein MYVYKMGNRGPELIICSFIVVSLLVIHFFSDLLRISLGGSYSLDVTLSQLVEAQSKDYAWLLKLLVNCFGYSCVFVPGYLIYKYVQRTNYLERGNKTFLHTAVNMCITGNSSYEAVDVIHVSGSSSGTTERDRPSKRTSSQEAVQLFWCFGGLMVSYLTWGVLQEKVMTQHYYNFAGESAKFKDSQFLVFANRLLAFFVALVYLQWQPATSRHRAPLYKYSFASFSNIMSAWFQYEALKFVNFPTQVLAKSCKIIPVMLMGKIMSKAKYESYEYLTALLISLGMIFFMSGSSENSKASGVTTLTGIFLLSMYMVFDSFTANWQGSLFKSYGMTSLQMMCGVNLFSSIFTGASLSMQGGFMDSVAFATEHPKFVFDMVILSICSAVGQLFIYHTIDVFGPVVFTIIMTLRQAAAIMLSCFIYQHSISVLGIFGVLIVFVAIFLRVYCNQRLRAKRKRAEANKPKTAV, encoded by the exons ATGTACGTTTACAAGATGGGAAACCGTGGACCGGAGCTGATAATATG CTCCTTTATAGTTGTCAGCCTGCTAGTGATACATTTCTTTTCGGACCTGTTGCGCATTTCACTCGGAGGCAGCTATTCGCTGGATGTAACGCTGTCACAGCTGGTGGAGGCACAGTCCAAGGATTATGCATGGCTGCTCAAGTTGCTGGTCAATTGCTTTGGCTACAGTTGTGTTTTCGTGCCCGGCTATCTTATCTACAAGTATGTGCAACGCACCAATTATCTCGAACGTGGCAACAAAACATTTCTGCACACGGCCGTCAACATGTGCATCACTGGGAATTCAAGCTATGAAGCTGTGGATGTTATTCACGTTAGTGGGAGCAGCAGCGGGACAACGGAACGGGATCGTCCAAGTAAACGCACCAGTTCCCAGGAGGCAGTGCAGCTGTTCTGGTGCTTTGGCGGTCTCATGGTTTCCTATCTCACTTGGGGAGTGCTGCAGGAAAAGGTCATGACCCAGCATTACTACAATTTCGCTGGAGAAAGTGCCAAGTTTAAGGACTCGCAATTCCTGGTCTTTGCCAATCGCCTGCTGGCCTTCTTTGTGGCGCTCGTCTATCTACAGTGGCAACCCGCTACATCTCGTCATCGTGCGCCTCTCTACAAGTATTCCTTTGCCTCCTTCTCGAATATCATGAGCGCTTGGTTCCAATATGAGGCTCTCAAATTTGTCAACTTCCCAACCCAGGTGCTGGCCAAGTCCTGCAAGATTATACCAGTCATGTTGATGGGCAAGATTATGTCGAAAGCCAAATACGAGTCCTATGAATATCTCACAGCACTGCTCATCTCCCTGGGCATGATATTCTTTATGAGTGGCTCCTCCGAGAACAGCAAAGCGAGTGGTGTAACAACCTTGACGGGTATTTTTCTGCTTTCCATGTACATGGTCTTCGACAGTTTTACAGCCAATTGGCAGGGTTCGCTTTTCAAGAGCTATGGCATGACCTCGCTTCAAATGATGTGTGGCGTCAATCTATTCTCGTCCATCTTCACTGGCGCATCACTGTCCATGCAGGGCGGTTTTATGGACTCGGTGGCATTTGCCACAGAG caTCCAAAGTTCGTCTTCGACATGGTTATTCTATCCATATGCTCGGCGGTTGggcaattgtttatttaccaCACAATTGATGTGTTCGGACCAGTTGTGTTTACCATCATCATGACGCTGCGACAG GCCGCTGCCATAATGCTTTCCTGTTTCATCTATCAACACAGCATTTCGGTGCTGGGCATCTTTGGTGTGCTCATCGTTTTTGTGGCCATCTTTTTGCGCGTGTATTGCAATCAGCGCTTGAGGGCGAAACGCAAGCGTGCCGAGGCCAACAAGCCCAAGACTGCTGTATAG